From a single Nitrospira lenta genomic region:
- a CDS encoding thiol-disulfide oxidoreductase DCC family protein, with the protein MGAPLPVSQFDPQQPCLLIYDGNCRLCVAAKEQLDRAGMGLPESGLRMIPYESQQAMRALGEQYRPGPPSMAYLISPAGGVSQGIDAFLPLMHGLPGGKFVQWMLQWSIARRLAEGVYRWIARHRYRLFGAVTPHT; encoded by the coding sequence ATGGGAGCGCCGTTGCCAGTCAGCCAGTTTGATCCTCAACAGCCCTGTCTGCTCATTTACGATGGAAACTGCCGGCTCTGTGTTGCAGCGAAAGAGCAACTCGACCGGGCCGGAATGGGCTTGCCAGAATCCGGCCTTCGGATGATTCCCTACGAAAGTCAGCAAGCGATGCGCGCACTAGGGGAGCAGTATCGACCCGGTCCTCCATCCATGGCGTATCTCATCAGTCCGGCAGGCGGCGTGTCGCAAGGAATTGACGCGTTTCTCCCGTTGATGCACGGCCTTCCTGGAGGGAAGTTCGTCCAGTGGATGTTGCAATGGTCCATCGCGCGAAGATTGGCTGAAGGGGTCTACCGTTGGATCGCCAGGCATCGGTATCGCTTGTTTGGCGCAGTCACTCCTCACACGTGA
- a CDS encoding methyltransferase codes for MVSAADRRGRVKLRITNFDEFRDAVSAYRLPRILLTALELDLFTKIGTRRWTIPQLAKALSVSERGLSILCRNLAMSGLLMKAGEVYRNSRLAATALNARHAAYRKDYLKLMTSHWQDWIRLGESVRSGRPLDEDVPEEPGYRQGFTWAMHYRTLETAPKIAAQVDLRGATTLLDLGGGPGTYAMAFLSKNPRLRAAVGDRPAALEVAREIAATHKAESRLSYVPVDFTQESIPGTYDVIWYSNVLHIYSPKTNRAVFQRALAALNPGGRLLIQDAFLHDREGLNPAEASLFAVSMLLFTEEGNTYSAKETSVWLKEAGFATTRVLRMKPGTEDWEDGILEAVAPGRLSGMRARRTQSQGSSKSR; via the coding sequence ATGGTGTCTGCGGCAGATCGGCGGGGCCGCGTGAAGTTGCGCATCACCAACTTCGATGAGTTTCGTGACGCGGTGTCGGCCTATCGATTGCCGCGTATTCTCCTCACGGCGCTGGAGTTGGATCTTTTTACGAAGATCGGCACGCGCCGCTGGACGATCCCCCAATTGGCCAAGGCCCTGTCCGTTAGCGAGCGGGGGCTCTCGATTCTCTGTCGCAACCTGGCCATGTCCGGCCTGCTCATGAAAGCCGGTGAGGTCTATCGAAACAGCCGGTTGGCGGCGACGGCATTGAATGCCCGACATGCCGCCTATCGCAAAGACTATCTGAAACTTATGACGAGCCATTGGCAGGATTGGATCCGCCTGGGCGAGTCTGTGCGATCAGGCCGCCCGCTGGATGAAGATGTGCCGGAAGAGCCGGGTTATCGCCAAGGATTCACGTGGGCGATGCACTACCGGACGTTGGAGACCGCGCCGAAGATTGCCGCGCAAGTGGATTTGCGCGGGGCAACGACGTTGCTCGATCTGGGCGGCGGACCCGGCACCTATGCCATGGCGTTTCTGTCCAAAAATCCGCGGTTGCGGGCGGCGGTCGGTGACCGACCGGCTGCTCTTGAAGTGGCCAGGGAAATTGCCGCGACGCATAAGGCCGAGTCCCGGCTCAGCTATGTGCCGGTCGATTTTACGCAGGAGTCGATCCCAGGCACCTACGATGTCATCTGGTATTCCAATGTGCTGCACATCTATTCGCCCAAAACGAATCGCGCCGTTTTTCAGCGCGCACTTGCGGCGTTGAATCCCGGCGGACGCCTGCTGATTCAAGATGCGTTTCTGCACGATCGCGAAGGTCTGAATCCCGCCGAAGCGAGTCTCTTTGCCGTCTCGATGCTGCTCTTCACGGAAGAGGGCAATACGTATTCGGCGAAGGAGACGAGTGTCTGGCTGAAGGAGGCCGGATTTGCGACGACTAGGGTGTTGCGGATGAAGCCGGGAACGGAGGATTGGGAGGACGGGATCCTGGAGGCGGTGGCGCCTGGGAGATTGTCAGGAATGCGCGCCCGCCGAACGCAATCACAAGGAAGTTCAAAATCCCGCTGA
- a CDS encoding tetratricopeptide repeat protein — protein sequence MPLRNGLSEELNRQGNEHFARGLYTEAYTCYAKALECDRMTGDQRAMAATLGNLGNICAVSGRRDSAQTYYQEVLELQKILGDEKGIGTTLGNLGNLRADAGEWDRARAYYLESLDLLTKTHDEAAKAVLLSDLGLVARENGQFDQAIQYYEHSLVLMRRLGNQGGVADAWRMIGRTFLLQKRYDDAIACCQTSQSIAERSRDELRTGGARFVLAQCYEDLGRLQEAADLLELVVHMDRKYQLPKLEENTNRLIRLRARLAETDSIPPYRESHA from the coding sequence ATGCCATTACGAAATGGGCTATCCGAAGAATTGAATCGCCAGGGGAACGAGCATTTTGCGCGCGGCCTCTATACCGAAGCCTATACCTGTTACGCCAAGGCGCTGGAATGTGACCGGATGACTGGGGATCAGCGCGCGATGGCCGCGACGCTTGGGAATCTTGGGAATATCTGCGCGGTGAGCGGCCGGCGGGATTCGGCGCAGACGTACTATCAGGAAGTGCTGGAGCTGCAAAAAATTCTCGGCGACGAGAAGGGGATCGGGACGACGCTCGGGAACCTAGGCAACTTGCGCGCGGATGCCGGCGAATGGGATCGTGCCCGCGCCTACTATCTCGAATCGCTGGATCTTCTGACGAAGACGCATGACGAAGCGGCCAAGGCGGTGCTGCTGTCGGATCTCGGGCTGGTTGCGCGGGAGAACGGACAATTCGATCAGGCGATTCAATACTACGAACATTCGCTCGTGCTGATGCGGCGTCTGGGCAATCAAGGCGGCGTGGCCGATGCCTGGCGGATGATCGGCCGGACGTTCCTGCTTCAGAAGCGCTACGACGATGCGATTGCTTGTTGTCAGACCAGCCAGTCCATCGCCGAACGGTCGCGTGATGAGCTGCGGACCGGCGGCGCGCGGTTTGTGCTGGCGCAGTGCTATGAAGATCTCGGCCGGTTGCAGGAGGCGGCGGATCTGCTTGAACTGGTCGTGCATATGGACCGCAAGTATCAGCTGCCCAAGCTGGAAGAGAATACGAATCGTCTGATACGGCTCCGCGCCAGGTTGGCGGAGACCGATTCCATTCCTCCCTATCGTGAGTCGCATGCATGA
- a CDS encoding peroxiredoxin family protein: protein MKRSLWVLGALLVPVFAAHLALAAGFFKVGEKAPSFTLTAITGETVSLDSYKGKVIVLGLFHICDPCMMQGSNLQKVSELTKGKDVAVVGVNSSGNSKKDVGEFLSVFPVKVTYPYLLDPGKITDKLYGGGKFIPNVYVIDQAGVIRWQRVGNMDIDLAGANEIVAEVEKLLAAPAKM from the coding sequence ATGAAGCGATCTCTGTGGGTGCTCGGCGCACTACTAGTTCCGGTCTTCGCGGCGCATCTGGCGCTGGCGGCCGGATTCTTCAAAGTGGGGGAGAAGGCGCCGTCGTTTACGTTGACGGCGATTACCGGCGAGACGGTGTCGCTGGACAGCTATAAGGGGAAAGTCATCGTTCTCGGGCTGTTTCATATCTGCGACCCCTGCATGATGCAGGGATCAAACCTGCAGAAAGTATCTGAACTCACCAAAGGGAAAGATGTGGCGGTCGTGGGGGTCAATTCATCGGGCAATTCAAAGAAAGACGTCGGCGAGTTCTTGTCGGTGTTTCCCGTGAAAGTGACCTATCCCTATTTGCTCGATCCTGGGAAAATCACCGATAAGCTTTATGGGGGCGGAAAATTTATCCCGAATGTCTACGTGATCGACCAGGCCGGAGTCATTCGGTGGCAGCGGGTGGGCAACATGGACATCGATCTTGCCGGAGCGAATGAAATTGTCGCAGAGGTTGAGAAGTTGCTGGCGGCTCCCGCGAAGATGTAA
- a CDS encoding nucleotidyltransferase family protein, with amino-acid sequence MKLSLRHTTNEETPFSAADGWVNPVRFREAQFLIWCARAAVPESLRRRILDVAQSGLNWPLLLELAKSHGVESLLARTLTELCADLVPSADLDALRGRVEAAAAANRAGAVDLLQLSRAFHAAGVSALPFRGVGLAAMIYGDFTLCTPADLVMLVRRNQREAAHRVVVSLGYSLRGGASEPPADAGARERPPVYLHGTTSRQIELLWAVNPAWVIFPIDRPEVWGWARSVSLDGRTIKGLAPEEAVLVLCVHGAHQAWEQLSLVTEAAGLICARRLNWKRVVTTALEWKCYRVLLLGLALAHRVMDVPIPPQILSLIEVDADVVCLARRMPKSLLLQQREGLDQHDVGALLFTLQDDWKARWRYGIALCRSHDPIVQTLPDWCRGRRSLHWLACGVSPVHTLSRWCSPPASIRHLFHR; translated from the coding sequence ATGAAACTGTCTCTCCGACATACGACCAATGAGGAGACACCTTTTTCTGCGGCTGATGGCTGGGTGAATCCGGTGCGTTTCCGTGAGGCTCAATTTCTCATCTGGTGCGCCCGGGCGGCGGTACCGGAGTCTCTTCGTCGACGAATTCTCGATGTCGCACAATCCGGTTTGAACTGGCCGTTACTGCTGGAATTGGCCAAGAGCCATGGGGTCGAATCTCTGCTGGCCAGGACGCTGACCGAACTGTGCGCCGACCTGGTTCCTTCGGCGGATTTGGATGCGCTTCGTGGACGGGTCGAGGCGGCGGCTGCCGCGAATCGAGCCGGAGCGGTTGATCTGCTTCAGTTGTCACGCGCCTTTCATGCGGCCGGGGTTTCGGCGCTTCCTTTTCGGGGGGTCGGCTTGGCCGCTATGATCTATGGGGATTTCACACTCTGTACTCCCGCCGATCTGGTTATGCTGGTGCGCCGGAATCAACGTGAGGCTGCACATCGCGTGGTGGTGTCACTGGGGTATTCTCTGCGAGGAGGTGCGAGTGAGCCCCCCGCCGATGCCGGTGCGCGTGAGCGGCCGCCGGTCTACCTTCATGGCACCACGTCGCGTCAGATCGAATTGCTGTGGGCGGTAAACCCTGCGTGGGTGATCTTTCCCATTGATCGGCCGGAGGTGTGGGGATGGGCCAGGTCGGTTTCGCTGGACGGCCGGACGATCAAGGGGCTGGCTCCTGAGGAAGCGGTACTCGTACTTTGTGTGCACGGCGCGCATCAGGCGTGGGAGCAACTCAGCCTGGTGACGGAGGCAGCCGGACTGATCTGTGCCCGGCGGTTGAATTGGAAACGAGTGGTCACGACTGCGCTGGAATGGAAATGTTATCGGGTGCTGCTGCTCGGCCTGGCGCTGGCGCATCGAGTCATGGACGTACCGATCCCTCCGCAGATCCTGAGCCTGATTGAGGTCGATGCCGATGTTGTATGCTTGGCCCGGCGTATGCCGAAAAGCCTACTTCTGCAGCAGCGAGAGGGACTCGATCAGCACGATGTCGGCGCGTTGCTGTTTACGCTTCAGGATGATTGGAAGGCGCGGTGGCGATACGGGATTGCGTTGTGTCGCAGTCATGATCCCATTGTTCAGACGCTGCCGGATTGGTGTCGCGGGCGCCGGTCGTTGCACTGGCTCGCGTGCGGAGTGAGTCCTGTGCATACGCTTTCGCGATGGTGCTCGCCTCCGGCGTCGATCCGTCACCTATTCCATCGGTGA
- a CDS encoding sterol desaturase family protein has translation MIETFIWFVDRVGEYLFASFLSWPSFLAAVGQIPQVFINFSYGLAWPYLLSNVALAWGIYAFAKRAGRLTGVSFQEFAFPARLYRHRSTLLDFRFAAIDIVLTFLLYVPIMTGIGLLGVKGISWVLVGHLGWEPPRSLSPTAIVIAAAGFLLLQDLINYWTHVLFHKVPALWVFHRVHHSAEVLTPATAYRVHPVELIGFAMLRAPVVGFSAVFYENILGRDQQITMIFGVSIVGFVLGLLGTHLRHSHIWFSYGSVVNRLFMSPAHHQIHHSVDPRHWNKNFGGKLSIWDSLFGTHYHPGDPEVLRVGLLDAPPREFETVRSLYVRPLASSVHVLTRFLERRA, from the coding sequence ATGATTGAGACGTTCATCTGGTTTGTCGATCGGGTTGGAGAGTATCTTTTTGCGTCGTTCCTCTCCTGGCCGAGTTTTCTCGCCGCTGTCGGACAGATTCCTCAGGTCTTCATCAATTTCTCATACGGATTGGCCTGGCCGTATCTCCTTTCCAACGTGGCTCTCGCCTGGGGGATCTATGCCTTCGCGAAGAGAGCAGGCCGATTGACAGGCGTATCCTTTCAAGAATTTGCCTTTCCCGCTCGGCTGTATCGCCATCGGTCGACTCTGCTGGATTTTCGGTTTGCGGCCATCGACATCGTGCTGACGTTTCTTCTCTATGTCCCCATCATGACAGGGATCGGATTGCTGGGAGTCAAAGGGATATCGTGGGTATTGGTTGGGCATCTGGGATGGGAGCCCCCGCGTTCTCTTTCTCCGACGGCCATCGTCATTGCGGCCGCCGGGTTTCTCCTGCTGCAGGACCTGATTAACTATTGGACGCATGTGTTGTTCCACAAGGTGCCGGCGCTGTGGGTGTTTCATCGGGTGCATCATTCGGCCGAGGTGCTGACCCCTGCGACCGCGTATCGAGTCCATCCGGTGGAGCTCATCGGTTTCGCGATGCTACGGGCCCCGGTCGTCGGGTTCTCCGCGGTTTTCTATGAGAACATTCTTGGCCGTGACCAGCAGATCACGATGATCTTCGGCGTGAGTATCGTCGGGTTTGTGCTCGGGCTGTTGGGTACGCATTTGCGCCATTCGCATATCTGGTTTTCCTATGGCTCGGTAGTCAATCGGCTGTTCATGAGCCCGGCCCACCATCAGATCCATCACAGTGTCGATCCGCGCCATTGGAATAAGAATTTCGGGGGGAAGCTGTCGATCTGGGACAGCTTGTTCGGCACGCACTATCACCCTGGGGATCCTGAGGTTCTGCGGGTCGGGCTGCTTGATGCGCCGCCGCGCGAGTTTGAGACGGTTCGGAGCCTGTACGTCAGGCCGTTGGCCAGCTCTGTTCACGTGCTGACTCGGTTCCTTGAGAGGAGGGCCTAG
- a CDS encoding sterol desaturase family protein — protein sequence MVIDAVRWFLERVAEYSLSAVSSWDRFTAAIGQILGTFTKLTNGLAWPYLLASLTIAGVAYSVSKQSGLSSAPSFKAFLFPRGVYGHPSAMLDYRFYLVSTLLNVLLFFPMLIGVGVIVEKMGSAVLVGYLGWAPPTTLSVPLLFTAALGFYLLFDFMSYWAHVLLHKVPLLWAFHQVHHSADVLTPISAYRAHPLEFFVTTLLRAPVIGLAFVFYEHLSPQDLAVTTIFGISLVGFVYGLSGFHLHHSHLPISYGPLLNRVVISPIVHQAHHSLDPRHHGKNFGVKFALWDWLFGTLCVPDRQEPLRFGLVDIKKDDFATVGKLYVGPLQRAGGLIRRSLASGPRTRAQDVVRSEGL from the coding sequence ATGGTGATTGACGCCGTACGATGGTTTCTAGAGCGCGTGGCGGAATATTCCTTATCTGCCGTCTCTTCCTGGGACCGCTTCACGGCGGCAATTGGACAAATTCTCGGAACGTTCACCAAGCTCACGAACGGCCTGGCCTGGCCCTATCTGCTTGCCAGTCTGACGATCGCCGGGGTGGCGTACTCTGTGTCCAAGCAGAGCGGGCTGTCGTCTGCGCCATCTTTCAAGGCCTTTCTGTTTCCTCGGGGTGTGTACGGTCATCCTTCTGCAATGTTGGACTACCGATTCTATCTCGTGAGCACATTGCTCAATGTGTTGCTGTTTTTTCCCATGTTGATCGGTGTTGGGGTCATCGTCGAGAAGATGGGGAGCGCGGTCTTGGTCGGCTATCTCGGGTGGGCGCCTCCTACGACCTTGTCCGTACCCCTGCTGTTCACCGCCGCGCTGGGTTTCTATCTGCTGTTTGATTTCATGAGTTATTGGGCGCATGTGTTACTCCACAAGGTCCCGCTCTTGTGGGCCTTTCACCAGGTCCATCATTCGGCTGATGTGTTGACGCCGATTTCAGCGTACCGCGCGCATCCATTGGAGTTTTTCGTAACGACGCTACTGCGTGCGCCGGTGATCGGGTTGGCCTTTGTCTTTTACGAGCATCTCTCGCCGCAGGATTTGGCCGTCACGACGATTTTCGGTATCAGCCTCGTGGGGTTTGTCTATGGACTCTCCGGATTTCACTTGCATCATTCGCATCTGCCAATTTCCTATGGCCCCTTGCTGAACCGCGTGGTGATCTCTCCGATCGTACATCAGGCGCATCACAGTCTCGATCCGCGACATCATGGAAAGAATTTCGGCGTGAAATTTGCGCTGTGGGACTGGTTGTTCGGGACGCTCTGCGTGCCGGATCGGCAGGAACCACTTCGCTTCGGGCTTGTCGACATAAAGAAGGACGATTTTGCAACGGTTGGGAAGCTGTATGTCGGGCCGCTTCAACGCGCCGGAGGGCTCATTCGGCGAAGCCTCGCTTCCGGCCCACGCACTCGCGCTCAGGATGTTGTGCGTTCCGAGGGCCTCTAG
- a CDS encoding PqqD family protein, with amino-acid sequence MGRQPFITADLRPDMTVESDPGHTSPAGSSTTAQLAEAARAVLSEAEQQQIERGRQDTRQDLLSAVPRPNPDVQGTTLDGETVLLHLGTGRYYTLNRVGTAMWDACTGTQSLQAIHTILCGRFDAPSERIADDLFALVTHLNHEGLLTIERR; translated from the coding sequence ATGGGAAGACAGCCGTTTATCACCGCCGATTTGAGGCCGGATATGACCGTGGAGTCCGATCCCGGACATACGTCACCGGCGGGTTCCTCGACGACCGCGCAACTGGCCGAAGCGGCTCGTGCCGTATTGTCTGAAGCAGAACAGCAGCAGATTGAACGGGGGAGGCAGGATACTCGGCAGGACCTCCTGTCGGCGGTGCCGCGCCCCAATCCGGATGTCCAGGGAACAACGCTGGATGGCGAGACGGTGTTACTCCACTTGGGGACCGGGCGCTACTACACCTTGAATCGAGTGGGAACGGCGATGTGGGACGCTTGCACGGGAACGCAGTCGCTCCAGGCCATCCACACCATCTTGTGTGGGCGGTTTGACGCTCCGTCGGAGCGGATTGCCGATGATCTGTTCGCCCTCGTGACTCATCTGAACCACGAGGGACTTTTAACAATAGAAAGGAGGTGA
- a CDS encoding ATP-grasp domain-containing protein, which produces MILLMGPMADPVLANVCARLAVRNADLMLVHPESEGQDWDVSWSTEDGSAAGRIRFGQRVVDTASIEAVYLRGVGARSASTPHERMVSTALWEFAESLPVLVVNRRQASHTNMSKPYQQQLIEPYGFRVPKTLITMVPEEARRFYDACQGRVIYKSISAERSIVRPLTPADFPRLEQIRSCPVQLQETITGADVRVHTVGDRLFATEVLSDGADYRYAEREDKQRTMRAVELEESVQTRCRNLAKGLGLSLSGIDLRRTPEGAYYCFEVNTSPAFPFFENYTGQRIGDALADLLCAGRA; this is translated from the coding sequence ATGATTCTTCTCATGGGGCCGATGGCCGATCCAGTACTCGCGAACGTTTGCGCCCGACTCGCAGTCCGGAACGCTGATCTCATGCTGGTCCATCCGGAATCGGAAGGACAGGATTGGGACGTATCCTGGTCGACGGAAGACGGGAGCGCCGCGGGGCGCATTCGTTTCGGCCAGCGGGTCGTCGATACCGCAAGCATCGAGGCGGTGTATCTCCGTGGAGTCGGCGCCCGGTCAGCCTCAACGCCGCATGAGCGCATGGTGTCGACGGCGTTGTGGGAGTTCGCCGAAAGCCTTCCGGTCCTGGTTGTGAACCGGCGCCAGGCATCGCATACGAACATGTCCAAGCCCTATCAGCAGCAGTTGATTGAACCGTATGGCTTTCGGGTTCCGAAGACGCTGATCACGATGGTGCCGGAGGAAGCGCGCCGTTTCTACGACGCCTGTCAGGGGCGCGTCATCTACAAATCCATCAGCGCGGAGCGATCGATCGTGAGGCCGCTCACGCCGGCTGATTTTCCTCGCTTGGAACAGATCCGGAGCTGCCCGGTGCAATTACAAGAGACCATTACCGGTGCTGATGTGCGTGTCCACACGGTGGGGGATCGCCTGTTCGCGACGGAAGTGTTGTCGGACGGGGCGGATTATCGGTATGCCGAGCGCGAAGACAAGCAACGCACGATGCGGGCGGTCGAATTGGAGGAAAGCGTTCAGACCCGCTGCCGCAATCTTGCCAAGGGACTGGGATTGAGCTTGAGTGGGATCGATCTTCGGCGGACACCGGAGGGGGCCTACTACTGTTTTGAAGTCAATACCAGCCCGGCGTTTCCCTTTTTCGAGAACTATACGGGGCAGCGAATCGGCGATGCCTTGGCCGATTTGCTTTGTGCCGGACGAGCGTAA
- a CDS encoding ABC transporter ATP-binding protein — protein MNSLLLRIRPFLQTLRYALAFVWQSSPSLAVGSIAVRVVQGLLPLAVLYLTKLLIDAVTEGLKVPSQEASLTPIATILAGLAGAAVISAMLTVGASLISRIHAQVVTDHMHALLQAKSVEVDLEYYENARYQDTLHRAQQEAPYRPTAILNALLQCFQDGISLLAMAGILWWLHWAVIPVLALTAIPYFFVRLQQANRLFAWERERTPLERKAWYVNMLLTQATAAKEVRLFDLGPRLQKWFREARTVLRQERIALERRWALAGLAAQIVGVIGVFGVYSFVAVRTFHGLLTVGDLVMFFQAIQRASGFLEGLGWSVSNLYESNLFLTTLNEFLAIRSKLPQAVRPRPFPASLGQGITFEQVSFQYPHEERVAVRDFTFTIKPGEHVAFVGANGAGKTTLVKLLCRLYDPTSGRITIDGTDLRDYAIGDVRGAVSGIFQDFVKFQFSAKDNIALGVNASEVALPVVAQAAKQAGVHEAIERLPKGYESLLGKLFDGGHELSIGEWQKVALARAILRNSQVLILDEPTSAMDAKAEAELFERFHELAQGRTAILISHRLSTVKMADRIFVIDRGQIVEQGTHDDLMGRQGLYASLFLTQAQHYQ, from the coding sequence ATGAATAGTCTGCTGCTCCGCATACGTCCTTTCCTTCAGACGCTTCGGTATGCCCTGGCGTTTGTCTGGCAGAGCAGCCCGAGCCTTGCGGTCGGCAGTATTGCCGTACGGGTGGTCCAGGGGCTGCTTCCCTTGGCCGTGCTGTATCTGACGAAACTGTTGATCGATGCGGTGACGGAGGGGCTCAAGGTTCCCTCGCAAGAGGCCTCGTTGACCCCCATCGCAACGATTCTCGCGGGCCTGGCGGGGGCCGCTGTGATCAGTGCCATGCTCACTGTGGGCGCCTCTCTGATTTCCCGGATTCACGCCCAAGTCGTCACCGATCATATGCATGCGCTACTGCAAGCCAAGTCGGTTGAGGTGGACCTCGAGTATTACGAGAATGCGCGCTACCAAGATACGCTGCATCGGGCGCAGCAGGAAGCGCCGTATCGTCCCACCGCGATTCTCAACGCGCTCTTGCAATGTTTTCAGGATGGCATCTCGCTGTTGGCGATGGCGGGTATTCTGTGGTGGTTGCATTGGGCGGTTATTCCGGTCCTGGCCCTGACGGCGATTCCGTATTTCTTTGTCCGCCTGCAGCAGGCCAACCGGCTGTTTGCATGGGAGCGTGAGCGGACGCCGTTGGAGCGGAAGGCCTGGTACGTGAATATGCTGCTGACGCAGGCCACCGCGGCCAAAGAGGTGCGTCTGTTCGATCTCGGCCCCCGGTTGCAGAAATGGTTCCGCGAGGCGCGAACGGTGCTGCGGCAAGAGCGGATCGCTCTAGAGCGGCGATGGGCGCTTGCTGGGTTGGCGGCGCAGATTGTGGGGGTGATAGGAGTTTTCGGGGTCTACAGTTTCGTCGCGGTGCGGACATTTCATGGGCTCCTGACCGTGGGCGACCTGGTCATGTTCTTTCAGGCTATTCAGCGAGCCTCGGGGTTCCTTGAAGGGTTGGGCTGGAGTGTGTCGAATTTGTATGAGAGCAATCTCTTTCTGACGACGCTGAATGAATTCCTGGCGATTCGTTCGAAATTGCCTCAAGCGGTCCGGCCCCGGCCGTTTCCTGCCTCACTCGGGCAGGGGATTACGTTCGAGCAGGTCTCGTTTCAATATCCCCATGAAGAACGGGTGGCGGTCCGCGACTTCACGTTTACGATCAAACCCGGTGAGCATGTGGCCTTCGTCGGAGCCAACGGCGCTGGGAAGACCACGTTGGTGAAATTGTTGTGCCGTCTTTACGATCCCACGAGCGGCCGGATTACGATCGACGGGACGGATCTTCGCGACTATGCCATCGGCGATGTCCGCGGGGCGGTCAGCGGGATTTTTCAGGATTTTGTGAAGTTTCAGTTTTCCGCCAAGGACAACATTGCGTTGGGAGTGAACGCGTCGGAGGTTGCGCTTCCGGTGGTGGCGCAGGCGGCCAAGCAAGCCGGGGTCCATGAGGCCATCGAGCGTTTGCCCAAGGGCTATGAGTCCTTGCTGGGTAAGTTGTTCGACGGGGGGCATGAGTTGAGCATCGGGGAGTGGCAGAAGGTGGCGCTGGCGAGAGCGATTCTCCGCAATTCTCAAGTCCTGATTCTCGACGAACCGACCAGTGCCATGGACGCGAAGGCGGAAGCGGAACTGTTCGAACGGTTCCACGAACTCGCGCAAGGACGGACGGCCATCTTAATCAGCCATCGGTTGTCCACCGTCAAAATGGCCGACCGGATTTTCGTGATAGATCGAGGTCAGATCGTGGAACAGGGCACTCATGACGATCTCATGGGCCGCCAAGGTCTCTATGCCTCGTTATTCCTCACGCAAGCGCAGCACTATCAGTAG
- a CDS encoding lasso peptide biosynthesis B2 protein, producing MMKRVVRKYRMVLQVAAVVSWIRLRLRGESLPAVLKRLNPGALSGRPDPARFEDLVYYVDCWLRLFPYNAKGNCFPRSLALYWFATRSGYPVSFHCGVRKDGAGLDGHAWLMLDRQPFHEPGQHWQRFTVTYSFPPDQPVNADLVSPMRPRNGTTAAI from the coding sequence ATGATGAAACGAGTCGTGAGAAAATATCGGATGGTACTGCAGGTGGCTGCGGTGGTGTCCTGGATTCGTCTTCGGCTGCGTGGGGAGAGTCTGCCGGCGGTGCTGAAGCGGCTGAACCCAGGCGCTCTGTCCGGGAGGCCTGATCCGGCGAGGTTCGAAGACCTGGTTTACTATGTGGATTGCTGGCTCCGACTCTTTCCCTACAATGCGAAAGGGAATTGCTTTCCCCGGTCGTTGGCCTTGTATTGGTTCGCTACGCGATCGGGTTACCCGGTGTCATTTCACTGCGGGGTGCGAAAGGACGGGGCCGGCCTTGACGGCCATGCTTGGTTGATGCTGGATCGTCAGCCGTTTCACGAGCCCGGCCAGCATTGGCAGCGTTTTACCGTCACCTATTCGTTCCCTCCCGATCAGCCGGTCAACGCTGATCTGGTCTCGCCGATGCGCCCCCGGAATGGGACGACGGCGGCCATCTGA